The following is a genomic window from Bombina bombina isolate aBomBom1 chromosome 3, aBomBom1.pri, whole genome shotgun sequence.
TAAACACAAGGGATTGCCCTCCaaggacatggggggggggggtaattagtTAAGAGTCATGTAGGGTAGGTATATTTGTTTGTTGCTTCCATGTATTGCATAATAATTTAATGTGATTGGTCATGAAAGTCCATATATGGAGCATATAAAATTAACATGCTTGTCCTCCTATGTTTAAGCAACtgcttttaataaaataaagattatagAGTTGGTAGAGTCTGCGCTCTCCTTATTACATGATTTAATCTACTACTGTATAGATAATAATGTGCCTATTTTCTCTTTTCTTACAGGTAACTCAAAGGCTTCCCACAGCATTCTTCACTTCCACCTCTCTGCTGAGAAAGACAGACATCGACAGATCCATTCTGTAGATGTATGGCTCTATCTTCAGGCAGCATCTGGTAAGAAAGTAACCGTTACAGGAACTTCCTTCCTATCAAAGAATCCATCCTCAAAGGGAAGTGTTCAAGTAGATGTCTTAAGAAGTGCCTGGTACACTGTTCCTCTTCCTATATTTACCAGGAAAGCTCTTGGTGATGGTGAAGAAAATATATACTTAGAGTTGCAGTGTTTTGATTGTCTAGATCAATCTATAATTGCCAATATCAGTGAAGCTCAGCACCCATTTCTGGTGGTGAAAGCTCGTAATCAAAAAGAAGGCCCTAGGATCAGAAGGAAGAGCACAGAGTGCAGCAGTGACTCAGATATGTGTTGTCGGAAGGACTTTTACATTGATTTTAAAGAGAttggctggagtgactggattatcAGCCCTGATGGTTACCACATGAACCTTTGTGAAGGCAGATGTCCTATTCACCTTGCCAGAGTGCCAGGGATTGCTGCTTCAAGTCATACTGCTATCTTCAGTCTCATCAAGGCCAACAACCTTTATGCCAGCCTTACTTCCTGTTGTGTTCCCACCAAAAGAAGACCTCTTTCAGTGCTTTACTTTGATATGTATAACACCATTGTAAAGACAGATATTCCTGATATGATAGTGGAAAGCTGTGGTTGCACCTAGTACCCTTATTCCACTACAACTTGTAATAAGTTTCATTGTACTTACTTCCTTACCTTTTGTGACACGGTTTTATTTGAAGTGATCACATTGATGCTCAGCACAGCAAATGTAAATTTCAGCAGCAAAAAACTCAACAGTAACCAAACTATTTAATTGGAAAACACTTTTAAAAGTCTAAACTAAGTACTAATGCAGCGGACTGTGGATGTTGGTTGGAGGAATGTCTGCATAACCGAACTGAATATAAGACAATGAACACTGCAGAAGCACATATTATAAATTCATTTCTGGTTTTAATAAATCTGTTAAATATTTACTGACATGGCTCACGAAAATATTCCTTTTTTTGTGATTTATATGTTTAGGACAATTAATCTGTTCTTGAGTTATTTGCGTCCCAGAATTTAGGattacaatacaaaagttaaagggacactgaacccaaattttttctttcatgattcagatagagcgtgcaattttaagcaactttctaatttacttctattatcaattttaattcattctcttgctatctttatttgaaaaagaaggcatctcagctaaggagccagcaaatgtttgcttcaggaccatggacagaacttgtttattggtgctgaccaatcagcaaggacaacccaggttgttcaccaaaaatgggccggcatctaaacttacattcttgcttttcaaataaacataccaagagaatgaagaaaatttgataataggggtaaattagaaagttgcttaaaaatgcatgctctatgtgaatcacaaaagaaactttttgagtacagtgtccctttaaagtgccatgaAAGCCAACGtttttctctcattattcagatagaaaatgcagttttaaacagttttcccatgtacttctattatgtaattggcttcattctcttggtattctttgttaaagaagcagcaatgcactactgggagctagctgaacacatctggtcagccaacaacataaggcaaatatgtgcagccaccaatcagcagctcctaggcCTACTTATGTATCTTTTTTAACAAAGATACTAAGAGGACAAAAAAAGATGTTATATTTGTATCCACTGAATCAGCTTGATTCACTAAATTtcccaaaataaattattatttgggtaaaaattctataataataaaaatgttacaaaaaaaaaaaaatctaattagtgGTACTGATCTAACATGCAGACTTGCTGTTtatataaagttacaattattgacATTAAAAAAATACCTTCATAGCTACTGATTTACTAAGacagataaagatttttttttttattattgtttatttaatttttaatacatgaaaaaaacaagaagaaacaaaaatataaatattttaaagttaGGAGATACTTAACAATTTCAACAATAACAAGTTAAGAATAATTATAATGATGTGGGGAAAGTTTACTCATTGTCATAATATATAGATAGACAATACTGTCCATGTGGAGGACATCTCCATAAGACTTCTTAGGGGGATGGTATTCTCTACGGAAACTAGCTAACAACAAAAGGTAATTGCTATCGTAGTATTTTAGTTActtaaacaacagcatgaaaaaaacAATTATGGACCAAGAATCAAAATGGTACACCAACTCAGAATGGGCCACAAAAATAtggtcataaaaataaaaaatgaatatgtaCCACGTGAAAGTTAATGCTAGATGTAAGGTCACCCCTTTTTTACTGTATgaaatcagaaaataaaaataagagtaaattaaattGTACCTTGAACAACAACTAGGAAATTTATTTAAACCAACTCTCCTCCCAACCAAAAGTCATGTTTACCATTATAGCAATACACAATATGGTCTAAAGAGATTATATGATCTACTAAACTAATCCAATTAGCATAAGTGGTGGATTTTGTTGGGTCCAATTCTGTGGTATAAGTCGCTTAGTGTAGTTATTCATTAACTTAAACAATGTTAATCTATACAAGCAAATGTAGTGGGAACATAATCTGATCCATTTTCTTTATCACTCTGTCCCAATAAGATTGAATATGAAGGCATTCCCAGCAAATATGGAATAATGTCTGTGCTTGGCCAAAGAACCTCCAGAATCTATCCAAGACAGGGTAGATGGTATGGAGGTGTTATGGGTAAGGTACCAAGAGCATCAATAATTTGCCATTAGTTTCTATGGTTAATGTGGAGATGGAAGCATTGGCAGTAGCAACAAACGTTGTTTCCATTAATTCCTAGGGCTAAGTCGAGTTAATGTTCCTATTATTAAGTTTGTTTGCGTAATCTCTCATGGTTTACTTAATTTGTGAGGGTACTTTCCCATAgaaattatgaaaaaatagaaaTTCCTTTGTTCTAATAcaaaggtgtttaaagggacatgaaacacaattttat
Proteins encoded in this region:
- the LOC128654315 gene encoding inhibin beta C chain — encoded protein: MSGYLSLYLLFAIQASLGEASCSACRTFGQPLEDNTKKDILLEVAKQNILSKLHLKHRPNISNTISREALAQALLQLNDRVEYKGSVPEQGDDNEVIDSEKDYEIISFAEIGNSKASHSILHFHLSAEKDRHRQIHSVDVWLYLQAASGKKVTVTGTSFLSKNPSSKGSVQVDVLRSAWYTVPLPIFTRKALGDGEENIYLELQCFDCLDQSIIANISEAQHPFLVVKARNQKEGPRIRRKSTECSSDSDMCCRKDFYIDFKEIGWSDWIISPDGYHMNLCEGRCPIHLARVPGIAASSHTAIFSLIKANNLYASLTSCCVPTKRRPLSVLYFDMYNTIVKTDIPDMIVESCGCT